A section of the Spirosoma pollinicola genome encodes:
- a CDS encoding plasmid mobilization protein, whose amino-acid sequence MKEKDKWYKGGRPEMKPEERATRVVQVRFTQAEYDQLLIRKATVKTPTVSTYVRAVCLNKPLRLKPERSTYQDILLSLLQETRSDVLRIGVNINQAARRINSTTDYQDLQQEINKMANDMARFEASCGR is encoded by the coding sequence ATGAAGGAAAAAGACAAATGGTACAAAGGGGGCAGGCCTGAGATGAAGCCGGAAGAACGGGCCACCAGAGTAGTTCAGGTTCGCTTCACCCAAGCGGAGTATGATCAGCTTTTAATCCGAAAGGCTACCGTTAAGACGCCGACTGTATCGACCTACGTCCGGGCCGTTTGTCTTAACAAACCGCTTCGTTTGAAGCCTGAGCGCTCGACTTATCAAGATATCCTCTTGTCATTATTGCAAGAAACCAGGAGTGATGTTCTGCGAATTGGCGTCAACATCAACCAGGCTGCCAGGCGAATCAACAGCACCACGGACTATCAAGACCTGCAGCAAGAAATTAATAAGATGGCTAATGATATGGCGCGCTTTGAGGCCAGCTGCGGGAGGTGA